From the genome of Vibrio navarrensis, one region includes:
- a CDS encoding Dabb family protein, with the protein MIRHLLLIKFKQSADSLEIDKLKCLFAAMPEKVDGVLAVEWGENDSPEGKNQGFTHSVLMTLADEAGRQNYLPHPEHDALKQVFRPLLEDIVVFDYTI; encoded by the coding sequence ATGATTCGACACTTATTGCTTATCAAATTTAAACAATCCGCAGACTCATTAGAAATTGACAAGTTAAAGTGCTTGTTTGCGGCGATGCCGGAAAAAGTCGATGGTGTCCTTGCTGTTGAGTGGGGAGAAAACGATAGCCCCGAAGGCAAAAATCAAGGTTTCACGCATTCGGTTTTAATGACGCTTGCCGACGAAGCGGGCCGTCAAAACTATTTGCCACATCCAGAGCACGACGCACTTAAGCAAGTGTTTCGCCCGTTGCTCGAAGACATCGTGGTTTTTGATTACACAATCTAG
- a CDS encoding GNAT family N-acetyltransferase, with protein MIKQLDVNEKLVVELSERCFDELRQVYRPTELAVSNKNSAKSEWSCFGFHVDQVLVGVVKAKQVGSELQLSSLAVTPSFRQKGVARKLVDFVVTQFKRINSVSVWCVEQTGNVAVFKALGFNVVQRFDSDFFILSDGSKAVEVHLKQKVTA; from the coding sequence ATGATCAAGCAGCTTGATGTAAATGAAAAATTAGTGGTTGAACTGTCAGAGCGTTGCTTCGACGAACTTCGTCAAGTTTACAGGCCAACCGAGCTCGCAGTTAGCAATAAAAACAGTGCTAAAAGTGAGTGGAGTTGTTTTGGTTTCCATGTTGATCAGGTTTTAGTTGGAGTAGTTAAAGCTAAACAGGTTGGCTCAGAATTACAGCTTAGCTCGTTAGCAGTTACACCAAGTTTTCGCCAAAAAGGTGTAGCCAGAAAGCTCGTTGATTTCGTTGTTACACAGTTTAAGCGTATTAACTCAGTCTCGGTTTGGTGTGTTGAGCAAACAGGTAATGTCGCTGTTTTTAAGGCACTAGGCTTTAATGTGGTTCAACGTTTTGATTCAGACTTTTTCATACTTTCCGATGGTTCAAAAGCGGTAGAGGTTCACTTAAAACAAAAAGTAACGGCATAA
- a CDS encoding GFA family protein — MKGHAKCLCGSVALEVEYASNEVAACHCSICRNWGGGPMLAIDCADSVQIAGEESVTRYSSSEWADRGFCNKCGTHLFYYLKPANQYHLPVGLLQGDDNFQFTHQIFVDEKPEYYDFKNETQNMTGAEVFAHFEAENS; from the coding sequence ATGAAAGGTCATGCTAAATGTTTATGTGGCTCAGTCGCACTAGAAGTTGAATATGCTAGTAATGAGGTGGCGGCATGTCACTGTAGCATATGTCGCAATTGGGGCGGTGGTCCAATGCTAGCCATCGATTGTGCTGATTCAGTACAAATAGCAGGTGAAGAAAGTGTCACAAGATACTCATCCTCAGAGTGGGCAGACAGAGGGTTTTGCAATAAGTGTGGAACACATTTGTTTTATTACCTTAAGCCTGCAAATCAGTATCACCTGCCAGTTGGCTTGCTTCAAGGTGATGACAATTTTCAGTTTACTCATCAAATATTTGTTGATGAGAAGCCCGAATACTATGATTTCAAAAACGAAACTCAGAATATGACTGGTGCTGAAGTGTTTGCTCATTTTGAAGCTGAAAACAGCTAA